Proteins encoded within one genomic window of candidate division WOR-3 bacterium:
- a CDS encoding HIT domain-containing protein has protein sequence MKRLWAPWRMEYIRVANKTKGCIFCERNQFVLKETPHAFAMLNLFPYNPGHFMVAPKRHIKDTTELTLDEIKEIFELINLGIEALKKEASPDGFNIGANIGKVAGAGFEGHLHFHIVPRWNGDTNFMPVIGEVRVVPEGIEKTYEKLKKYFESEE, from the coding sequence ATGAAAAGATTGTGGGCGCCCTGGCGCATGGAATACATAAGAGTTGCAAATAAAACAAAGGGCTGCATTTTTTGCGAAAGAAATCAATTTGTTTTAAAAGAAACTCCTCATGCCTTTGCTATGTTGAATCTCTTCCCTTACAATCCAGGCCACTTTATGGTGGCCCCCAAAAGGCACATCAAAGATACAACGGAGCTAACCCTCGACGAAATTAAAGAGATCTTTGAACTGATAAACCTTGGAATTGAGGCACTGAAGAAAGAGGCAAGCCCCGATGGCTTCAACATTGGAGCAAACATCGGGAAAGTGGCCGGTGCAGGATTTGAAGGGCATCTTCACTTTCACATAGTCCCAAGATGGAACGGCGATACCAACTTTATGCCCGTAATAGGAGAAGTTAGGGTCGTTCCTGAAGGGATAGAAAAAACCTATGAAAAACTCAAAAAATACTTTGAAAGCGAGGAATAA